The Pseudarthrobacter defluvii DNA window TGGACCTGGCCCGGATCGGCGAAAAAGTGGTGGGACGGCTGGACACTGACCACTGGATCCTGCGCGAAAAGCAGGACTGACCTGGGCATCCACCAGCCGATTGGTTGCTTTCGGCAACGGATGGCAAACTAACCGCATGGATTTCACTTCCCGGTTCGTGGCCCTTGGCGACTCCTTCACGGAAGGCGTTGGCGACGACGATCCCACACGTCCCAACGGTGTCCGCGGCTGGGCGGACCGCGTGGCTGAGCAACTCTGCGCCGCCGACCCGAACTTCGGCTATGCCAACCTGGCCATCCGCGGGAGGAAACTCCGCCAGATCCTGGTAGAGCAGGTGGATGCCGCCGTCGAACTTAATCCCACCCTGGTGACCATCTACGCCGGTGCCAATGACATCCTGCGCCCCAAGGTGGACATCGACGACCTCCTGGCCGAATACAACGACGCCGTGGGTAAGCTCGCCGCCACCGGCGCCACCGTGGTGATGTTCACCGGATTCGATGCCAGGGGTTCGAAGGTTTTCGGCACCATGCGGGGCCGCACCGCCATCTATAACGAACTGGTCCGCGGGATCGCCGGGGACCACGGCGCCCTGCTGGTGGATTACTGGCGTTTCAGCGAGTACTACGACTGGGGCATGTGGGCCCATGACCGGATGCACATGTCCGCTGCCGGCCACGCCAACATGGCAAAACGTGTCCTCGAGGTCATCAAGTACGACCACTCCATCGAGGTCCCGCCCATGACGCCCGTCCCCCAGCTGACCGGGACCGAGGCCATCCGCGCCAACGCGCAGTGGTTCCGCGAGTACGCGGCGCCGTGGGTAGTCCGCCGCGTCACGGGCAAGTCCTCCGGGGACAACCTGCAGCCCAGGTACCCACAGCTCACGCGGCTGTAGCAGGAGCTGCCGCCGGACGGTCAGGCGGGCTGGAAGCCCGGGGTTGCCAGCATTGAGCCGTCAGCCCGGACGGCCAGCACGGCAACATCCCAGCTGTCCGCAGCGCGGTTCAGCATCGGCGTCCCGCCGGCGACAATCGCCGTGGCCAGGACATCAGCCGTGACGATGTCGCCGGCTGCCACGGTCACCTGGACGAATTCGCCGGCTTCGTGGGCCTCTTTTCCCACCCGCCAGATGTGCTCGCCGCGCTCAGCGGAGCCGGACGTGGCGATCGCGCTGTGCCGGCTCTTGCCGCCGAGAGCGTAGCCGGTGATGAGGGTGCGGCGGTCGGCAGGATCCACAACGCCTGCCTTCCAGGGCTCGGCGCTGCCGGGGTGCGGCGAGCCGCTGACCAGCACGTCGCCGCCGGCATTGAGGCACCAGTCGCGCAGCCCCAGGGCCAGCAGCGTTGCTCCTGCTTCGCGAATGGCATGCCCCTTGATGATCCCTGAAAGGTCCAGCACGCCGTCAGGCCTTTCAGGGGTGAAGGCGCCCTCGGTGCGCAGCCGCCATTCATGCGCCTCGGCGTACCTCTCACGCATCTGCGCCGAGGCGTGGGGCAGCTTTAGCTCCCCGTGTGCGATCCTGCTCGCTTCCGACTCCGGACGGTACAGGCTGAAGGTGTCGTCCAACTCCCGGAAAAGACGTTCGACGACGGCGGTGGCGGCAGCCAGCTCGTCCAACCCCGGTTGCCCTTCCGCGCGGGTGTCCATGGGCATGGTGAGGCCGATGACCGTACCCATGCAGTCAAAGGTGTGGGCCTTCAGGGCGGGAGCCTTGAGGGTGC harbors:
- a CDS encoding SGNH/GDSL hydrolase family protein, with the translated sequence MDFTSRFVALGDSFTEGVGDDDPTRPNGVRGWADRVAEQLCAADPNFGYANLAIRGRKLRQILVEQVDAAVELNPTLVTIYAGANDILRPKVDIDDLLAEYNDAVGKLAATGATVVMFTGFDARGSKVFGTMRGRTAIYNELVRGIAGDHGALLVDYWRFSEYYDWGMWAHDRMHMSAAGHANMAKRVLEVIKYDHSIEVPPMTPVPQLTGTEAIRANAQWFREYAAPWVVRRVTGKSSGDNLQPRYPQLTRL
- a CDS encoding FAD:protein FMN transferase codes for the protein MGTVIGLTMPMDTRAEGQPGLDELAAATAVVERLFRELDDTFSLYRPESEASRIAHGELKLPHASAQMRERYAEAHEWRLRTEGAFTPERPDGVLDLSGIIKGHAIREAGATLLALGLRDWCLNAGGDVLVSGSPHPGSAEPWKAGVVDPADRRTLITGYALGGKSRHSAIATSGSAERGEHIWRVGKEAHEAGEFVQVTVAAGDIVTADVLATAIVAGGTPMLNRAADSWDVAVLAVRADGSMLATPGFQPA